Sequence from the Theropithecus gelada isolate Dixy unplaced genomic scaffold, Tgel_1.0 HiC_scaffold_16134, whole genome shotgun sequence genome:
GGAGTCACAGCAAGCATGGCCTGGCACAGTCCTCAGCACCAGGGGTGCCCAGGCAGTATGGGCCAGCAGCCAGGGCAGGCTCAGGCCCCCTCCTATTGCAGACCCCCTCTCTCCCCAGGGTCGGGGCAGGGTCTGGGGTGGGAGAGGCCTGGAGGTGGGCAGGGCCCCAGGGAGATTGTGCTATCAGGGTGTGTCCCTGAGAAAGGGCCACAGACCCCTGCCCAGCCTCACTCTCTCCGGCACCTTCAGAGCCCAGAAGCTACTGCCAGGACAGGAGAGGAGGCAATGTCAGCTGCTGGTGGGCCCTAGGCCAGCCCAAGTTTTAGGGGGACCCCGCTCTGCTCAGACACAATGCCAGCTCTTCTGGGAGCCCAGTCCAGGTGCTGGATagcaacacacacacaagtatgcACACTCCCTCTCTCTGAGTGTGtccagtaaacatttgttgagtaaaCACTCACATGAacacagaggaaaacaaacatGCTTGTACCAAATCAGACACGAGCAACATGTTATCTACATCGTCCCATGTACCAAATCAGACATGAGCAATACGTTATCTACATAGTCCCACCTGGCCACATGACTACAGAGACACATGCgtgcaatctctctctctctctctctctctctctctcagtgtaCAAaagcgcacgcacacacacacacacacgctgctTCCTCACACCCAATAAGATCAACACCTCCATTTCACCTTCCCTCGCTGACTTAGCTGCTGTGCTCCAAAGCCCCGCTATGGAGAGACCCACATGGCACAGAACAAAGAGCAGCTTCCCGCCAACAgccagtgaggaactgaggccctcaGTCCTGCAACAGCAAGGAACTGAATGCTGCAACAACCACATGAGCTTGGAAGAAGCAAATCCTTCCCCGATCAGGCCTTCAGATGAGACCTCTGCCTGGCCAATGCTTTGATTGCAGCCTCCTGACATCCCAAGTAGAGGACCCAGTGAATCTGCACACAGGCTCTGACCTGCAGAATCTATGAGATAATAAACGTGTGTTGTTTCTGGTTGCTCCGTTTGTGGTCATTGGTTACACAGCAATATCCAACTGATACAGATTTGGGACCAAAAGTCACATTGCTAGAGAGTCATGTTGCTATCGAGTGGAACAGAGATCGTGTCCCTCAATCAGGACAAACATATTTACAGATAAATACTCTCAGAAAAACCATATCACCCACTCCCGCAAAATATAGTCATGCTCATACAGGCACAAAGATTCACACAGACACATCACAAATACCCGGTCTTGTTGACAACCACACACAGGTATCTACAACTAACCACCTCTCTATAGACCCTACACCACTATTACACACACAGACTGCCACGAAAGCATACCATcccagacagacacacacaggtaTACACGCAGATGCACTTAGATACAAGTCACCCATCCACGCACCCCAGGTTGCACAAATACACCGCATACACCGTTCCATAGTCACTTCCGTGTATGTTGGACACAACCCTGTGGGGTCACGAGAGTGTGGCGTCACTCAGACTCTCTCACAAAAACACCGAGAACCTCATGGCTGCAGATACACCTGACTCCAGGACGCCACCTTCCCGGGTGGGCCCTGCTCTCTGGGGCACAGGTGGTGGGGAGGAAGTGGGCGGGGCAGACCTCTGCCTGGAGGCCCCTCGGATCCTGCTGGTGCTGGGTCCTATCGGCTGTCCCTCTACGGGGGTGTAATTGATGTCTCTCTGGCCAGGGCCCCGGGCACCCCCTCCTGAGCATCCCAGGTCCCCACCCACCATGCGTTGCTAACGTCTCTGTCTTGGTGGAAGAGACGGGTCCCCGGGTGGACGGTGTCTGGGAAGCCCCTCTACGTTCATGGTGCCTCTCCGACCGGGCAGTTGTGCTGTGGATGTGGCCGGTCCCGGGGGTGGGACTCGGGGCTGGCAGGGGCACTGCTGCAGGCCCTGTGGTTATTGCCTGGTGGCCTGAGGCCCATCCCGCGGGCCCCACACCCCGGTGTGAAGACAGGAGAGAGCGGCGTTCTGGGACCGGAGGAGGGGCACAGATCAGAGGTCGTGAGGGGCTGGGTGGGCTTGGGTGTATGTTAACaccaaacaggagaaaaaaagaaaaaaatatctgaggCTGATGTGCATTTTCAACTCCCCCCTCCCCCGGAAGGTCACAGTGATCAAATGTGAGGGACAGGACGCGCAGGTCTGGCTGGGGACACCCCAGGGAAAGAGATGGAGATGGGGAAACGCAGCCTCCTCGGATCCCGGCGGGAACAAGCAGCTCCTCTTGCCAGCTCCCCGtcctgttttcccatctgcagGACAAGGGGGGCCACCTCCAGCTCTTGGTTTGGGGGGGCGGGTACAGACAGAACAGGAGGGTGGAAAGAGAGCGGGGGAGGAAGAAGAACCCCAGCCCTGCCTCGGGATGGGCAGGGGCAGCGGAGAGGGGGTGGCCTCGGTTTCCCCAGCCGAGGTGTCAGAGGAAGGatgagagaagaggaggaggccgaggagggtgtcGGTGTTGGGGGAGGCAGCGGGGGCCGGGGCCAGTGGGGGTGGGCGGCGGGCAGGTGGGCGTTCCGGGCTCACATGAGGGTGCATTTGCCCTTGACGCGGTCTGTCCTCTTCTGCTTCCCGGAGCGCTTGCCGTCGATGTTGAGGCTCATGTTCCGGCGGGTCTCCAGCGTCAGTAGCTCCTGGAAGAGTTCCTTGACGTTGTAGTTCATCTTGGCCGAGGTCTCCATGAAGGCGCACTTCCACTCCTGGGCCACCGCCTGCGCCTCGCGCGTGTCCACCTCCCGCTGCGTCTCGTCGCACTTGTTGCCCACGAGCATCACGGGGATGTCCTCCACGCTGCCCTTGATCTGCACGATGAGCTTGTAGATGGGCCCCAGCTCCTCCAGCGACTGCTTGCTGGTGACCGAGAACACCAGGATGAAGGCGTGGCCCTTGGAGATGGACAAGCGCTGCATGGCCGGGAACTGGTGGCTGCCGGTGGTGTCTGTGATCTGCAGCGTGCACACGCTCTTGTCGCAGCTGATCACCTGCCGGTAGGTGTCCTCGATGGTGGGGATGTACGTGTCGCGGAACGTGCCCTTCACGAAGCGCAGCACCAGTGAGCTCTTGCCCACGCCGCCCGCCCCGAACACCACCACGCGGTAGTCATTGCTCTGTTCGGGCATCTTCCCCGCGGCGGGTGGGGGGCCAGGCCTGGGAGGGTCTGGTGCCGGCTGCAAGAACCCCAGACCGAGCCTGTGCGGAGAGGAGGGTCAGACGTCAAaggccacccaggctggaggggacAGCCCCAAGCCCTAGGGAGAGAGGCGGACAGGGcggcttctcagaggaggtggcTGCTGTGCCTCCTGCCTCCGGAAAAGGCCCATCTGCTTGCCGTGGCTGACTTTGCAGTTCTGTCCCGCAGGCGGGCGCACAGCCAACACCCTTTGCTTACTCCTCCCTAACCAAATCTGGGGCCTGAGCTTCCCCGGGGGGCGCTGAGCTAGGAGAGGCGTGAGAGATGCCGGGATGCCCACGAAACTCCTTCCCCTGGTGCGGGTGTCCCTTCCAGGCTGTGCCggcttcctcctctcttcccagcGTGGCAGGGGCCCCTGAAAGCTAGCAGGTCTGGCTTCCGCCTCTCGCTGCACACCTGCCTGACTCTGAGGCCTTGCTGAGCCATTGTGCCACCCTGAGCCTGTTTGGTGGATCAAATGGTGCCCGTCTCCAACAACCATGGGTCCCctgctcctcccccacccccgagATGGCTAACCCTCATGGAAAACGCACATGGTGCAGTGTTTAAGATGCATGTGTCAGGGCTGCAGCCCTAGGTATGATGAATCAGTCGGCCAGGGCAACAGCCCTGGGAActtgaactttattttattcttcttatttatttatttatttatttatttatttattttttttttttttttttttttttttttttttttttttttttttttttgagacggagtcttgctctgtcgcccaggctggagtgcagtggcgcaatctcggctcactgcaagctccgcctcccgggttcacgccattctcctgcctcagcctcccgagtagctgggactacaggcgcccgccgctgcgcccggctaattttttctatttttagtagagacggggtttcaccatggtctcgatctcctgaccttgtgatccacccgcctcggcctcccaaagtgctgggattacaggcgtgagccaccgcgcccggcctatttatttatttttagacagagtttcgctcttgctgcccaggctggagtgcagtggcgcaatctcggctcaccgcaacttccgcctcccgggttcaagctattctcctgcctcagcttcccaagcagctgggactacaggcatgcgccaccacgcctggctaattctatatttttagtagagacggggtttctccatgttggtcaggcaggtctcgaactcctgacctcaggtgatctgcccacctcggcctcccaaagtgctgaggttacaggcgtgagctaccgcacctggctttcttcttatttttttttaagaccaagtctccttctgttgcccaggctggagttcagtggcgcaatctcggctcaccgcaacttccgcctcccgggttcaagcaattctcctgcctcagcctccagagtaactgggactacaggcacgcaccaccacacccggctaatttttgtatttttagtagagacggggtttcgccatgttggccaggctggtcttgaactcctgacctcaggtgatcctcccgcctcagcctcccaaagtgctgggattccaggcgtgagccaccgcgtccagctggAACTTGTATTTTAAGGCTGCTCTCCTCACCTCCCATAAATGGGATCCTGAGGCTGGGAGTCTGAGAACCACAATTTGCAAATCAGGGCACCAATTTCCAATCGCCACCCCGGGAGGCAGGGTCTTGCAGCCCAGGTGGGATACAAACATACACAACCAGAAGCTGAATGGGAAAATCCCCGCTCcctaaattataaaatcaaactATGGCCTGGCATGCCCTAGGCCTTCCCGTTCAGGTCTGATGGATCCTTAGGAATAGCGTTTCCTGGGAGGGGGTCCTTTTggcccctctcttctctcttgggCTCAGAGAGGTCCAGCAGCCTGAGGAGGTCACACAGCACAGTGGATCCTGAAAggatggaggtggggagagaacCCTGGGGGAAGGGCAGGTGGCTTATCTCCAGAATTTatgtcctcccctccccttcctccttccagtctctgggatggggatggggagtcCCCCAGCAAGGCGGTCTACAGTGGGAGAGAAGGAGGCACCAGTTCCTACTTGCTGTTGCACTTGGAGTGGGGGTGTGTTTATGGGGAGGGTCCAGAAGTTCCCCGGGAGCCAGTGGTTTGAACCTAAACAGGCACATTCAAGTCCCCAAGCCTCCGTTCTCGCTTCTGTGAAATGCGAGCCACTGTTGGGACAAGTAAGGTGACAAGGTGGAGAAAGGTCCCAGGCAGTGCCCCGTCCAGCAGAGACTCCGATCACCACAGTGATCACAATCACAAGGGCTCGGGGCCGGGAGGCAGAGCACTTGGCCGTGCCAGTTGGTTGCAAAGGCACCTTCTGGCTTATCAAGGGTAACAGAtttgccagaaaaagaaaacaggatgaTGAAAGCGCCAGCTGACACAGTCCCCAGTTGTGATGAGCCAGGCAAACTTCTGGGCGCCTCGGCAATGCCAACTCATGTGATTGGCTGCCGGGTGTGTGGACCACATGCATAGTAATTCTGGACATTCGGAGGAGGCTGGGGGTGCTGGTGGTTGGGGGGAAGCGGCCTGCGCTGCAGACCCTGCCCTTTCCTGGGTGGGCGCCCTGAGAGGCAGGCACGCTGCTGTGCAGAACGATGCCACCAAGATGGGCCTGGGGTCCTAACAGCTGTGGGTTCTGTGGACCCAGACCCAGCCTTTGCCTTGCTGTGGGCGCTGAAGCTCCAGTCCCCATCAGCAGCACTGTCCTCCCCGAGTAGCCCCGCTGGGTCTGGAATCCCTGACTAGGAAGGCGCTTGCACTCAAGAGCCCTGAAGCCCACGAAGCCCACACGgcttcccacctccacctcctgggggaTGCGGGTGGAGGGAGGGGGTCGTGGGCACTGAGGCGGGAGCAGGAGGGGctggctcaaggtcacagagcggGGGGGGGGGTGGAGGCGCATAGCTGGGCTGGAAGCCCACCCTACTTGGCTACACTCCCGGGGTTTCCCGCCTGTGCCGGGCAGCCCACCCCCGGACAGCCAGGCAGGGCCAATGTACCCCAGCCCTGGGTCCCTGAAGCCCGGCTCCTGGCCGGACACGGCATGgttggtgggggcgggggtgtcAAAGCAAGCTCAGGGTCAGGAAAGCAGAGAGAGCCGCGACCCAGGGGTCTAGCAGGGGTCACGCCTGACCAAGGGTGGGGCGGGGGTCTGACCCAGGGCCGCCTGACCGGTGAGGGGTCTGATGGAGAGAGGGTCTGCTCTAGGGGGCCGAGGGCGCAGAGGCACAGTGCGGGGCCAGCCCAGGGGCGCCCCTTGACTCAGGAGGACCTCAGTGGTGGAGAGGAGGAGCCCACCCCGGGAAGGGGCGCGGAGGGAGGGGCTTGGCTGGGCAGCGGGGCGGAGGGCGAAGTGGGCAGCTGCAGGAGGGAGGAGGCCCTGCCCGAGGGGACCAATGCGGAGAGGGGCGGCGGGGTGGGCCTCGGTGGGGCGGGCCCGGCAGGGGGGCGCCCTccgggtgggggaggggaggcggccGGGAGCTGTCCAAGGTGAGCCGCGGAGGGGCCGGCCGGGCTGGCGGGATGGGACCGGGGGCGCCCGGCCAGGGGCCCTGGAGCCAGGCGGGGAAGGGCCCGGCCCCGAGGCCCGGGAGGGTGGGGCCGGGACAAAGGAGGGACGCGCGGCGGGGAGGACGGCCGGCGGGGGGCTGCGCAGggacccccgccccgccccgggcCGCCTACCTGGGCCCGCTGGTCCCTGCGGCGCCGCGGCCGCTGCTCCTGCCCGCTCCGGTGTCCGCTGGCGCCGCCGCCCCCCGCCCGCCCGAGCCGCCGCAGTCGCGCCCGCGCCGTCCCCNNNNNNNNNNNNNNNNNNNNNNNNNNNNNNNNNNNNNNNNNNNNNNNNNNNNNNNNNNNNNNNNNNNNNNNNNNNNNNNNNNNNNNNNNNNNNNNNNNNNNNNNNNNNNNNNNNNNNNNNNNNNNNNNNNNNNNNNNNNNNNNNNNNNNNNNNNNNNNNNNNNNNNNNNNNNNNNNNNNNNNNNNNNNNNNNNNNNNNNNNNNNNNNNNNNNNNNNNNNNNNNNNNNNNNNNNNNNNNNNNNNNNNNNNNNNNNNNNNNNNNNNNNNNNNNNNNNNNNNNNNNNNNNNNNNNNNNNNNNNNNNNNNNNNNNNNNNNNNNNNNNNNNNNNNNNNNNNNNNNNNNNNNNNNNNNNNNNNNNNNNNNNNNNNNNNNNNNNNNNNNNNNNNNNNNNNNNNNNNNCCGGCCCCGcgctccgccccgccccgccccgccccggggACCCGCGCCCACGGGGCCCGCGCGCCGCCTGGCCAAGGTCACCGCCGGCCCACGAGGGACCCCGGACCGCGACCCCCCACGGCACCCCTGCCCGCGCCCGCGGTGGGGGAGGTCGCCAGGATCCGGGACCCCCGCCTTGCCACGTGGCCACCTGCGCGCGCCCTCCCTCGGGTTGGGAGCGTGGGGCCGCTTCCCGGGAAACCCCGAGTGGGGGCCAGGAGCCCGGCTCGGGAGGAGCAGAGTCCAGCCGGGGGTGGGGGGCTTTGGCAGAAATGCGGATAAAGGGGGTGCAGAATGGGGCCCCTGAGGCCGGCAGGGGCCCGGTCACACGCAGGGCAGGGAACCAGAGGGGTGCGTTGTGAAATGAGTACGTCGATAACCAACACTCAATGAACAGGTTTAGAAgcgggcagaggtgggagggttCAGGTCAGTGGGGTGCACCTGGAGGCCCACCCATCCCAGGGGCCTGGGCAGGGGCGGGGATGGGGGTAGAAGTGGACTTAGCGCTCAGTAGGGCTGGTTTTGTGGATTGGGAGGCAGCCCATGGCGGTCGGGCTAGGGAGGTGGGGGATGAGCAAAGGGGGCTGGTGCTACTCTGCAAAGAATGGGTTTGCGGTTTTGGGTTAGgaaaatgtttgtgttcccccaacAGGAGGCGTCTTAGGGGAGCACTGGCTTTCCTGATGGCGTCTGTGTATCCACAAGAGACCGTGACTCCTCCTCCATTCTGGagacctggaggctgaggttccTTTTGGCCTCATCGGGCAGATCCCAGAGGAGACTGGACTTTGGGGTCCAGTGACCAGGTCAGAAGGTGCACTCAcgggtgagtgtgagtgtgagacaGTCCCAAGGCCGCAAGGCTGTTAGAGGAAGGCGCCCCTTGGTGGACAGGCCAACTCTCGGACCCACAGGGGACTCTCCCGAGTCAGAGTGGTCAGTGGGTGAGAGGCTGGTCTGGAAGGTGGTGAGCTCCCCGTCACCAGGCCTGTGAGCAGGTGCTGCAGCCCCGGGAAGCCCTCGGCACTCAGCTCCTGGGTTCTCCATGGCCACCATTTCCATGGCCCTGGATGAGGTGGGCCCTTCTGCCTCTGCAGAGACTTGGCACTGTCCCCAAGACCACTCAGTCCCCTCTCCTGTTGCCACTGAGGCCGGGGCACTGAGGTTCCTATGACTTTGGTACTCTGCTTCTCCCTGACTTGACCCCACTCTCCCTCCTGGCCTCTAGACCCCCGCTCTGCAGCCCTCCTACTCTGCCACTCAACGCTCCAACTGGGACATGGGCCTCCCCTGCTCTAATGCCACCCATGGCTCCCTTCTCCCAGGTCAAGGTCCAGCTTCTCAGCCTGGCATCCATGGCCTGGCCTGAGTGCTCCTGGTGTGCACCTCCCTCCTGTCCTGACCCCAGCCCTGTGGGAGCACCTCAGAGCATGGCCCGGCCCCTGACCCTCATCTGGGGGTACACTCAGCAGGAGATGGAGACAGCCCCGAGGCAGACAAATCCCAGCTTCTGCTCTACATGGCTGCCTGCAGGGAAGTGCCTTCTCCAAGCCTCGGTTCCCCCATCTGTCAGTGACGTCATTGTTGCCCGCCTGTAGGGTTGCTGGGAACACACGGGCAGGGTGCCCACCTACACGGGGCTGCTGGGCACCCAAGCACTCAGACCGCAGCCCTGCCCCTTCCcagtctgcctgcctgccttcgtCTCCTGAGTGACCCGCCAGCGTGGGGCAGGGCATCGGGCTGGCTCCCTGGCTCCTCCGGGCACCAGCTCAGGCTGGGGCAGGCTGACTCATAGGTAGGAGAGTGGGCAGGGCAGTAACTCCACGCTGCGGCTGCTATTTATAGCTCCCAGGCCAGGCTGTGGGCCGAGTGAGCTGGCGAGGCCAGGCCCTGTTCCCCTCCTCACTGTCCCTGGGGAACAGAGGCTCCACCCCTGACCCGAGCACCCAAACTAGGACAGCAGGAGCCTCTCCCCCATGGCGGGCCAGGGAGCAGAGAGCTCGTCCTGGCCTTTGTGAGTGGCGGTGGGTGGGCGCCccagctctccctctccttggaaAGGTCCATGATCCAAATCTCAGGGGCCAGGGCACTTGCACACTGGGGCGCTGAGCAAGCCGGGACTGGCACTGGAGTTTCCTGGGTTCCCTGCTGCCTCTCCTACCCGAGTCCCTGTTTGGAGAGTCCCTGGGTGTCCTGAGAGGCACAGAGGTGGGCGAGGAGGACTGAGACCGGCTGCATCTTTGCCAAGGAGAAAAGGACCCGTCAACCTCTCCAGCTCCCGGGCTGGGCGGGATCCACAGGCGTCCACGCTGAGTCCCCAGGGTGAAACCGGGGGAGTCTGCATGGATCCCGCAAACACAGAGTGCCAGTGTAGTGGGTGCTGGGCCCTCAGCCGTCTGTACGAGGCCACTGTCCCTGCTCCCGTCTGGAAACTGCTGTTCAGAGAACGGAAGCGGCTCGCCCATGGTGGCCCAGTGGGGAAGAGGCCCGTCCAGATCCATCAggctctgaagccacagcccagcCTTCTGGGGATGGACGGCCACCCCCttgtgatcctcttgccttgtcCCTGGCTATCTGGAGTCCTGTCCCGGGGACAGTGGGCCTGTCCTGCCTTACAGATCTCCTTTCAACAGAATAGCAAGGGATGGCGTTCATCTGAAACGTCCAGCTCCTCAGCCGGCCCTGCAGCGCCACGGCCCCTCTCCTCACCCTGCTGCCCTGGCCAGGGCCGCACGGGCCTCACTGAGCCCCAGCTAGCCATTGGAGAGGAGGGCAGTAGGGTCCGGTCCTCGGCTCTCTTCAGTGGTCTCTGGACCATGTGGGCAAAGCTGAGTTTGCACATCCTGGCCTCAGGGGGAAGAGTCCCTGGAGGCTCAGCCACACAGTTGCTTTTCAAGTTTAGCAtctgtcaatcaatcaatctatctatcacctatctatctatcatctatcaatcatTGATCTGTCATCTATCAATCAATTAATCATCTATCATCTAACTATAATCTACAAATCATCTATCACCTATCAATAATCAAtcatctacctatcatctatcatctattaaTCATTTACCTATTGTCTATCAATCTTCTGTCATCTATTAATCATTatctatcaattatctatctatctatctatctatctatctacatctatcgagacagggtctcactctgtcacccaggctggagtgcagtggtgaggtcacagctcaccgcagccttgaccttctggactcaagcaatccttcctcctcaacctcctgagtagctgggactacaggtacacaccaccaggcccagctaatttttaaaaatgtttctgggctgggcacgatggctcatgcctgtaatccctgcactttgggaggctgaggtgggcagatcacttgaggtcaggagttcaagaccagcctggccaacatggtgaaaccccttctctactaaaaatataaaaagttagccaaacgtggtggcaggcgcctgtaatcccagctactcaggaggctgaggcaggagaatcacttgaacctgggaggcggaggttgcagtgagctgagatcacaccactgtactccagcctgggcaacagagcaagactctatcttaaaagaaaaaaagaaaaaaagttctgggctggacgcagtggctcacgcctataatcccagtactttgagaggctgatcAAGAGGTCAGCACTTTggggtgggctgatcacgaggtcaggagttcgagaccagcctgaccaacatggtgaaactccatctctactaaaaatacaaaaattagccgggcatggtggtaggcacctgtaaacccagctattcaggaggctgaggcaggagaatcgcttgaacctgggaggcagaggttgcagtgagctgagaccgtgccattgtactccagcccgggtgacagagcaaaactcaaaaaaaaaaaaaaaaaaatctgtagagatagggtcttactatattgtcGAGGTTGGTGGCATCAATATTTTAAGATACAACAAAGACCATTTGTCAAAAACCAGTTTGCCTTCAAAGATGAACGGGCTGGCATCCCCAAGTCccccacccccctttttttttttttttttttttcttgtcggCATCTGCAGAGCTGCTCACCGctgctcccccagcccccacgCCACGCCTCACCCTGCCTGGCTCCTAGAGTCAGCACTGGGTTCCTCTCTAACATCTGAGTgctatgggtttttgtttttgtttttgttttttagacagagtctcactctgtcacccagactggagtgcagtagtgtgatctcggctcactgcaacctctatctcctaggttcaagcaactcccctgcctcagcctccctagtagctgggattacaggtacccaccgccacaccaggctaatttttatacttttagtagagatggggtttcaccatgttgcccaggctggtctggaactcctgacctcaggtgatccgtccgcctcggcctcccaaagagctgggattacaggtgtgagccaccgtgcctggctggggtGCCGTTTCATCACCACCTCTAAGGAGTGGGGTTACTGAGTCTTTAGCATTGGCAGGATAAGCTCCGGTAATACCTGGGTCTTCTTAGAGAGAAGCAGCCACTctggtcatcagagaaaaaaGGCTGAGAACTACAGAGAggccccaggacctttgcacatgctgctccCTCAGCCAGACGCActctctctcccccatctccTCCTCACTCACTTCCTCCAGTCCCCTGCATGTCACCCCAGAGACCGCTCCTGACCATGGAGCTAAAATCATCTCCT
This genomic interval carries:
- the LOC112617380 gene encoding GTP-binding protein Di-Ras1, with the translated sequence MPEQSNDYRVVVFGAGGVGKSSLVLRFVKGTFRDTYIPTIEDTYRQVISCDKSVCTLQITDTTGSHQFPAMQRLSISKGHAFILVFSVTSKQSLEELGPIYKLIVQIKGSVEDIPVMLVGNKCDETQREVDTREAQAVAQEWKCAFMETSAKMNYNVKELFQELLTLETRRNMSLNIDGKRSGKQKRTDRVKGKCTLM